One window of Pectobacterium carotovorum genomic DNA carries:
- a CDS encoding ABC transporter permease produces MSQQPLSKSITPSNPRGRFDPIAFFERFGVFIFMILLLIFFQSQNSNFLSERNITNILTEVSIYGIMAVGMTFVILTAGIDLSVGSILAVCAITAASVIKGDNFTTVDPDAWYGLSWLVALGVCLAMGTFIGFLHGLGVTKLRLPPFIVTLGGMTIWRGLTLVMNDGAPIAGFDPGYRWWGRGEILGISVPIWIFALVALLGYLALHKTRWGRFVYAIGGNTEAARLAGVNVQRVLVSVYVVIGCLAGLAGFILSARLGSAEAVAGITFELRVIASVVIGGTSLMGGYGRISGTIIGSIIMGILINGLVLMNVSAYYQQIITGLIIVLAVAFDTYAKSRRGAI; encoded by the coding sequence ATGTCCCAGCAGCCGCTTTCTAAGAGCATTACGCCGTCCAATCCGCGTGGACGTTTTGACCCGATTGCCTTTTTTGAACGCTTTGGCGTGTTTATTTTCATGATTCTGCTGCTGATCTTCTTTCAGTCGCAGAACAGCAATTTCCTGTCTGAACGCAACATCACCAACATCCTGACCGAAGTCTCCATCTACGGGATCATGGCCGTAGGGATGACGTTCGTCATTTTGACAGCCGGGATCGATCTGTCCGTCGGTTCGATTCTGGCGGTGTGCGCCATCACCGCCGCCTCGGTGATTAAAGGCGACAACTTCACCACCGTCGATCCGGATGCCTGGTATGGCTTGAGCTGGCTGGTTGCATTGGGCGTCTGTCTGGCGATGGGCACCTTCATTGGTTTCCTGCATGGGTTGGGTGTCACCAAACTGCGTCTGCCGCCGTTCATTGTCACGCTGGGCGGAATGACGATCTGGCGCGGGTTAACGCTGGTGATGAATGACGGTGCGCCAATTGCCGGTTTCGACCCAGGCTATCGCTGGTGGGGACGAGGCGAGATCCTGGGTATTTCGGTGCCGATCTGGATCTTCGCGCTGGTCGCCTTGCTGGGTTATCTCGCGCTGCATAAAACCCGCTGGGGTCGCTTTGTGTACGCCATAGGCGGCAACACCGAAGCCGCACGGCTGGCCGGGGTGAATGTGCAACGCGTACTGGTCAGCGTCTACGTCGTGATTGGCTGTCTGGCTGGGCTAGCGGGCTTTATTCTCAGCGCCCGTCTCGGCAGCGCCGAAGCGGTCGCGGGGATCACCTTCGAGCTGCGCGTTATCGCCTCGGTGGTCATTGGCGGTACATCGCTGATGGGCGGCTACGGCCGGATTAGCGGCACGATTATCGGCTCGATCATCATGGGGATCCTGATTAACGGACTGGTGTTGATGAACGTATCGGCTTACTACCAGCAGATTATCACTGGGTTAATTATCGTGCTGGCCGTGGCGTTCGACACCTACGCCAAGAGCCGTCGCGGCGCTATCTAA